From Prochlorococcus sp. MIT 1223, the proteins below share one genomic window:
- a CDS encoding diflavin flavoprotein, which produces MSISVVKREVIFLPIENNFLCIRGLSPKKLRFEIEYGLERGSTANSFLITPNKITEPAVLIHPPGATYAEIFIKNLKNVIDTKTQPIQIIIGHINPNRVGLLKEITHQYSNVTLILSSPGTKLLKELWFQKHPSNEKNNDTESIMPLPKIQTIVNEEILRINNNYELELIPTPTARWPGGLMVLEKNLGLLMSDKFFGAHICTRDWEETTPLSTEEDRRYYYNCLMAPMSTQVNAIVERLEELEIQAIAPSHGPAIEGSWRSLLKDYQRWGEIEKRTNIKVLMLFASAYGNTASMADALSRGVSRTGIKIESINCEFVSTSQLIEAIQKADGYLIGSPTIGGHAPTPIVSALGSLLSEGDRSNPIGIFGSYGWSGEAIDLLENKLHNGGFKLGFEPIKIKFKPDPLMIKTIEETGTLFGRNLLKIKQRQQRKTRGSLNAAKSDPSMLALGRIVGSLCILTTEKGDDTKSITGAMVASWVSQASFSPLGLTVAVAKDRAIESLLYKGDKFTLNILGVKNHQEILRQFLQSFKPGENRLEGISIKKSPGGQPILPDALAWLEGCVKDRMECGDHWLIYSEINFGNVLDQNGTTAVHHRRTGANY; this is translated from the coding sequence ATGTCTATATCAGTTGTTAAGCGAGAAGTAATTTTTCTACCTATAGAAAATAATTTTCTATGCATTAGAGGACTGAGTCCTAAAAAATTGCGCTTTGAAATTGAATACGGTCTAGAGAGAGGGAGTACAGCTAATTCATTCCTCATAACTCCAAATAAAATAACAGAACCTGCTGTTCTTATTCATCCACCTGGTGCAACTTATGCTGAGATTTTTATAAAAAATTTAAAGAATGTTATTGACACTAAAACCCAACCAATACAAATAATTATTGGTCATATTAATCCGAATAGAGTTGGATTATTAAAAGAAATTACACATCAATATTCTAACGTAACTTTAATTCTATCAAGCCCAGGAACAAAACTTTTAAAAGAACTTTGGTTCCAAAAACATCCTTCTAATGAAAAAAACAATGACACAGAATCAATAATGCCATTGCCCAAGATTCAAACAATTGTCAATGAAGAAATACTTCGTATAAATAACAACTACGAATTGGAGTTAATCCCTACACCTACGGCTCGTTGGCCTGGAGGACTAATGGTCCTGGAGAAAAATTTAGGTCTTCTAATGAGTGACAAATTTTTTGGAGCTCATATATGTACTCGGGATTGGGAAGAAACAACTCCACTAAGTACAGAAGAAGATCGCAGGTATTACTACAATTGCTTAATGGCCCCAATGAGCACACAAGTCAATGCAATAGTTGAAAGACTTGAAGAACTTGAAATTCAAGCTATTGCGCCTAGTCATGGACCTGCAATAGAAGGAAGCTGGAGAAGTTTGCTAAAAGATTATCAAAGATGGGGCGAAATCGAAAAAAGAACAAATATTAAAGTATTGATGTTATTTGCGAGCGCATATGGAAATACTGCATCGATGGCTGATGCACTTTCCCGAGGAGTAAGTCGTACCGGAATCAAGATCGAAAGTATCAATTGTGAGTTTGTTAGTACAAGTCAATTGATTGAAGCAATTCAAAAAGCAGATGGATACTTAATCGGATCACCGACAATTGGAGGTCATGCACCAACTCCGATTGTCTCTGCATTGGGAAGTCTTCTTAGTGAAGGTGATAGATCTAACCCTATAGGGATTTTTGGTAGCTATGGATGGAGTGGAGAAGCAATTGATTTACTTGAAAATAAATTACATAATGGTGGGTTTAAGTTAGGTTTTGAACCAATCAAAATCAAATTCAAACCAGATCCTTTAATGATTAAAACCATTGAAGAAACAGGAACACTCTTTGGAAGAAATCTTTTAAAAATCAAGCAGCGCCAGCAAAGAAAAACTAGAGGAAGCTTAAATGCTGCTAAAAGTGATCCTTCAATGCTGGCATTAGGACGTATTGTTGGATCATTATGTATCCTCACGACAGAGAAAGGCGATGATACAAAATCAATTACAGGTGCAATGGTTGCCAGTTGGGTAAGTCAGGCTAGTTTTAGTCCACTTGGATTAACAGTTGCGGTCGCAAAAGATCGTGCAATTGAAAGTCTTCTATATAAAGGAGATAAGTTCACGCTAAATATTTTAGGAGTAAAAAACCACCAGGAGATACTTAGACAGTTTCTTCAATCTTTTAAGCCAGGTGAAAATAGACTAGAAGGAATTTCGATTAAAAAAAGCCCAGGAGGTCAGCCTATCCTTCCCGACGCTTTAGCATGGCTAGAGGGTTGCGTAAAAGATCGGATGGAATGTGGAGATCATTGGCTAATATATTCAGAAATTAACTTTGGCAACGTGCTAGATCAGAATGGAACAACAGCTGTACATCACCGACGAACCGGAGCAAATTACTAA
- a CDS encoding NAD(P)H-dependent oxidoreductase, with protein sequence MDTTQDLLIISASNGENLKLATRFLQRAEKQEIGVELIDLTELSLPLFNPRTHAQDAITAEIDVLSKKLRSAPRWVICAPEYNGSIPPVLTSVIAWLSTESDDFRSLFNGRPIALASFSGGGCMELLLSMRIQFTHLGAQVVGRQLASNSQKQASEESIDDLLKRIMQMKPLKL encoded by the coding sequence ATGGATACAACACAAGATCTCTTAATCATTTCTGCAAGCAATGGAGAGAATTTAAAACTGGCTACTAGATTTCTCCAAAGAGCAGAAAAGCAAGAAATAGGAGTAGAGTTAATAGACTTAACTGAATTATCTCTTCCGCTATTTAATCCAAGAACTCACGCACAAGATGCCATTACTGCTGAAATAGATGTATTAAGTAAAAAATTACGCTCTGCTCCAAGATGGGTTATTTGTGCTCCAGAGTATAACGGTTCAATACCTCCTGTATTGACAAGTGTTATTGCATGGCTTTCGACAGAAAGTGATGATTTCAGAAGTCTATTCAATGGAAGACCTATTGCTCTAGCAAGCTTCTCAGGAGGTGGATGTATGGAATTACTACTTTCAATGAGAATACAATTCACGCATTTAGGAGCCCAAGTCGTAGGAAGACAGCTGGCCAGTAATAGCCAGAAGCAAGCTAGTGAAGAATCAATCGACGATTTATTAAAACGTATTATGCAAATGAAACCCTTAAAATTATAA
- the mrdA gene encoding penicillin-binding protein 2, which produces MKSINTNSSFKEKKLRLINQPTVLFSFVVLCFFIIISRLLWLQVLKGNYYKELSDENRIRLVYTPPIRGRFIDRNGEVLVKNKLLYSISIQPLSINRERWPILRNKLSQYLGLSQQKMDLAFNEGLKKQSLRVILSRDISDEMILRFKEQEQQLQGAQIYREFVRSYPFGSLAAHSFGYTQFITDNEYNALSKEGYSINDRIGRTGLEAAYESHLRGQWGGELLEVDSLGIVQKSLGFRAPKSGKDLSLTIDLRLQQAAESALKDKSAGAIVALDPRTGAILAMASKPTFSPEFFTQSKTNKKEYDDLFLGNSLPFLSRALNAYDPGSTWKVVTGMAGMESGKFPPKTKLETAPCIKYGGHCFPEHNKKGFGRIGYADAFRVSSNTFFYQVGVGTGSRALYEAAIKLGFDQLTGIELKSEESKGLVGNEIWANSGRGWGKAGQTPWIPEDIASASIGQSVVQVTPLQLARAYAVFANGGFLITPHFVDREIDWTSTPYRKKVDIKPSTINTIRNGLRQVVRRGTGMQINYNLPNLPPVAGKTGTAEDSSGGLDHAWFACFAPYEESEIVVVAFAQNTPGGGSVHALPMARQMLEIWQLIRSSDSD; this is translated from the coding sequence ATGAAAAGTATAAACACTAATAGCTCATTTAAGGAAAAGAAATTAAGGTTAATTAATCAGCCAACAGTTTTATTTTCTTTTGTTGTACTCTGTTTTTTTATTATTATTTCAAGATTACTTTGGCTACAAGTTTTAAAAGGAAATTATTATAAAGAATTATCAGATGAGAATCGCATTCGTTTAGTTTATACACCTCCTATTCGTGGCCGTTTCATTGATAGAAATGGAGAGGTGCTAGTAAAAAATAAATTATTATACTCTATTTCTATTCAACCTCTTTCGATTAATCGAGAGAGGTGGCCCATATTAAGAAATAAGCTTTCTCAATACTTAGGACTTTCTCAACAGAAAATGGATTTAGCGTTTAATGAAGGATTAAAAAAACAATCTTTAAGAGTGATTTTATCTCGAGACATTTCAGATGAAATGATCTTGAGATTTAAGGAGCAAGAGCAACAATTACAAGGAGCTCAAATTTATCGAGAATTTGTCAGGAGCTATCCTTTTGGTTCATTAGCTGCTCATTCTTTTGGTTACACTCAATTCATTACAGATAATGAATATAATGCACTATCTAAAGAAGGTTATTCCATCAACGATCGAATTGGAAGAACTGGCTTAGAAGCTGCTTATGAAAGTCATTTAAGAGGACAATGGGGTGGAGAATTATTGGAAGTAGATTCACTGGGAATTGTGCAAAAAAGTTTAGGCTTTAGAGCTCCTAAATCAGGTAAAGATTTATCCTTAACGATTGATTTGAGACTTCAACAAGCGGCAGAAAGCGCTTTGAAGGATAAGTCAGCTGGTGCAATTGTTGCCTTGGACCCAAGAACAGGTGCAATTTTAGCTATGGCTAGTAAACCTACATTTTCTCCAGAATTTTTTACTCAATCAAAGACTAATAAAAAAGAATACGATGATTTGTTTTTAGGAAACTCTTTACCATTTTTAAGTAGGGCTCTCAATGCATATGACCCTGGAAGTACCTGGAAGGTAGTAACTGGAATGGCAGGAATGGAAAGTGGAAAGTTTCCTCCAAAGACTAAACTTGAGACGGCTCCATGTATAAAATATGGAGGCCATTGTTTCCCCGAACATAATAAAAAAGGATTTGGAAGAATTGGCTATGCAGATGCATTTAGGGTCTCGAGTAACACATTTTTTTATCAAGTAGGTGTAGGCACTGGATCAAGGGCTTTATATGAAGCAGCAATAAAACTAGGTTTTGATCAGTTGACTGGAATAGAACTTAAATCTGAAGAAAGCAAGGGATTAGTTGGTAATGAAATTTGGGCAAATTCAGGAAGAGGTTGGGGTAAAGCTGGTCAAACACCTTGGATTCCAGAAGATATTGCTAGTGCTTCTATAGGACAATCTGTTGTTCAAGTAACTCCATTACAACTTGCTAGAGCATATGCAGTTTTTGCTAATGGTGGCTTTTTAATCACCCCTCACTTTGTGGATAGAGAAATTGATTGGACGTCGACACCATACAGGAAAAAAGTAGACATAAAACCTTCTACTATCAATACTATTCGTAATGGTTTAAGGCAAGTAGTTAGAAGAGGTACAGGGATGCAGATAAATTATAATTTACCAAACTTACCACCTGTTGCTGGGAAGACAGGGACTGCGGAAGATAGTAGTGGAGGATTGGATCATGCTTGGTTTGCTTGCTTTGCTCCTTATGAAGAAAGTGAAATAGTAGTGGTTGCATTTGCACAAAACACCCCTGGAGGTGGCTCGGTACATGCATTGCCAATGGCAAGACAGATGCTGGAAATATGGCAATTAATACGTTCTAGCGATAGTGATTGA
- the guaA gene encoding glutamine-hydrolyzing GMP synthase: MSVSLADTKRNPAIVILDFGSQYSELIARRVRETEVYSLVMSYNTSIEEIQEINPQGIILSGGPKSVYEEGAPVCDPNIWNLNIPVLGVCYGMQLMVHQLGGKVQVASGMAEYGKAELYVDDPTALLTNVFDGSTMWMSHGDSVKDLPPDFVSLAHTSNTAIAAIGSHKHQRYGVQFHPEVVHSIHGMSLLRNFVYNICNCEPDWTTNTFIDEAIAQVRNQVGEKKVLLALSGGVDSSTLAFLLNKAIGDQLTCMFIDQGFMRKGEPEFLMEFFDQKFDIHVEYINARERFISKLKGVIDPEEKRKIIGTEFIRVFEEESVRLGPFDYLAQGTLYPDVIESSGTNIDPKTGERIAVKIKSHHNVGGLPKDLQFKLVEPLRRLFKDEVRKVGKSLGLPDEIVRRHPFPGPGLAIRILGEVSAEKLNCLRDADLIVREEIAKAGLYHDIWQAFAVLLPVRSVGVMGDQRTYAWPIVVRCVSSEDGMTADWSRVPYETLEIISNRIVNEVEGVNRVVLDITSKPPGTIEWE, translated from the coding sequence ATGTCTGTTTCTTTGGCTGATACAAAGCGAAATCCCGCAATTGTAATTCTTGACTTTGGTTCACAATATTCAGAATTAATTGCGAGACGTGTTCGAGAGACAGAGGTTTATTCTTTAGTGATGAGTTATAACACTTCTATAGAAGAGATACAAGAAATTAATCCTCAAGGAATAATACTTAGTGGGGGCCCAAAATCTGTATATGAAGAGGGTGCACCAGTATGTGATCCCAATATATGGAACTTGAATATCCCTGTTCTTGGCGTTTGCTATGGAATGCAGTTAATGGTTCATCAACTAGGAGGAAAAGTTCAGGTAGCAAGTGGCATGGCTGAATATGGCAAAGCTGAATTATATGTAGATGATCCCACTGCTCTTTTGACCAATGTTTTTGATGGTTCAACGATGTGGATGAGTCATGGTGATTCCGTAAAAGACTTACCCCCAGATTTTGTTTCTTTAGCTCATACTTCAAATACTGCAATTGCTGCAATTGGTTCTCATAAACATCAACGTTACGGCGTCCAGTTTCATCCAGAGGTTGTGCATTCAATACACGGAATGTCATTACTAAGAAACTTTGTATACAACATTTGTAATTGTGAACCTGATTGGACCACTAACACTTTTATTGATGAAGCTATTGCACAGGTTAGAAACCAAGTAGGAGAAAAAAAAGTACTACTTGCATTGTCTGGTGGTGTTGATTCATCAACACTTGCTTTTTTACTAAACAAAGCAATAGGAGACCAATTGACTTGTATGTTTATTGATCAAGGTTTTATGAGAAAAGGTGAGCCAGAGTTTTTAATGGAATTTTTTGATCAAAAGTTTGATATACATGTTGAATATATCAATGCACGCGAAAGGTTTATTTCTAAGTTAAAAGGAGTTATTGATCCTGAAGAAAAGAGAAAGATTATTGGCACTGAATTCATTAGAGTTTTTGAAGAAGAAAGTGTTCGTTTAGGACCTTTTGACTATCTAGCTCAAGGCACTCTCTATCCTGATGTAATTGAAAGTTCAGGAACAAATATTGATCCTAAAACTGGAGAACGTATAGCAGTCAAAATTAAAAGCCATCATAATGTGGGAGGTTTACCTAAGGATCTTCAATTCAAGTTAGTGGAACCATTGAGGCGATTATTTAAAGATGAGGTTCGAAAAGTTGGTAAATCTCTAGGGCTACCTGATGAAATCGTGCGTAGACATCCCTTCCCTGGGCCAGGATTAGCAATCAGAATTCTGGGTGAGGTGAGCGCTGAAAAATTAAATTGTTTGCGAGATGCAGATTTAATCGTTAGAGAAGAAATTGCTAAAGCAGGTTTATATCATGATATTTGGCAAGCATTTGCCGTGTTACTTCCTGTTCGTTCTGTAGGAGTTATGGGAGATCAGCGAACTTATGCTTGGCCGATTGTCGTACGTTGTGTATCAAGTGAAGATGGAATGACTGCAGATTGGTCGCGCGTGCCTTACGAAACATTAGAGATCATCTCTAATCGAATAGTTAATGAAGTCGAAGGAGTTAATAGAGTTGTTTTAGATATAACAAGTAAACCACCTGGAACTATTGAGTGGGAATAG
- the cbiD gene encoding cobalt-precorrin-5B (C(1))-methyltransferase CbiD, with protein MNHFSTVEKGFTLPVWVVAAAKAATQVLLGNDFEPDQLIRLPNTQEKISIPVQSTSLIDHGNKALAINYSDPGEVLDITRGMEIWALVQFQKNHELLKSRKNSDEINSWLNLVPGFGFGRHISTGKPSISTFTYELLNLNIRDLVPKGFSLNLEIVFPQGKELAERTSNSAFGVVEGLALIGTQAQVQTSASPDQLKKIIDDLRTRCDDCNFSGDLIFVIGENGFELATKVGFDQTSIIKTGNWIGPSIVAAANSGVKKLLLFGYHGKLIKLAGGIFHTHHHLADSRLEILTYLAVQEGIPQYLIESLSKMKTIEQAFLLLDKEHSDIAKSLWLRIAREIEFRSSKYLGRYVHSSMEIGAVLFDRHRKLRWFGPHGLKQLGSLGQSLRT; from the coding sequence ATTAATCATTTTTCTACAGTTGAGAAAGGATTTACTCTCCCTGTTTGGGTTGTAGCAGCTGCTAAAGCGGCTACCCAAGTTTTGTTGGGGAATGATTTTGAACCTGATCAACTGATTAGACTACCTAATACTCAAGAAAAAATATCAATACCAGTTCAATCAACCTCTTTGATTGATCATGGAAATAAAGCTTTAGCAATTAACTATTCTGACCCTGGAGAAGTGCTAGATATTACTAGAGGTATGGAGATATGGGCTCTGGTCCAATTTCAGAAAAATCATGAATTGTTAAAGAGCAGAAAAAATTCTGATGAGATTAATTCTTGGTTAAACTTGGTTCCTGGTTTTGGCTTTGGTAGACATATTTCTACAGGCAAACCGTCAATTTCAACCTTTACTTATGAATTGCTGAATTTGAATATTCGAGATTTGGTTCCTAAAGGATTTTCTTTGAACTTAGAAATTGTTTTCCCACAAGGCAAGGAATTAGCTGAGAGAACAAGTAATAGTGCTTTTGGAGTAGTAGAAGGTCTTGCTTTGATTGGGACACAGGCTCAAGTCCAAACCAGTGCTTCTCCAGATCAATTGAAAAAAATCATTGATGATTTACGAACAAGATGTGATGATTGTAATTTCTCAGGAGATTTAATTTTTGTTATTGGTGAAAATGGTTTTGAGCTAGCCACCAAGGTTGGATTTGACCAAACATCAATTATCAAAACAGGAAATTGGATTGGCCCTTCAATAGTTGCGGCTGCTAATTCGGGGGTAAAAAAACTTCTTTTATTTGGTTATCATGGCAAATTAATTAAGTTGGCTGGAGGTATATTTCATACGCATCATCATTTGGCTGACAGTCGTTTAGAAATCCTTACTTATCTAGCTGTTCAAGAGGGTATACCTCAGTATTTAATAGAGTCACTGAGTAAAATGAAAACTATAGAACAGGCTTTTCTGCTTCTAGATAAAGAGCATTCTGATATTGCAAAGAGTTTATGGCTAAGAATAGCTCGAGAAATAGAATTTAGGAGTTCTAAGTATTTAGGTAGATATGTTCATTCTTCAATGGAAATCGGAGCTGTTTTATTTGATCGCCATCGAAAATTGAGGTGGTTTGGACCTCATGGTCTTAAGCAACTTGGAAGTTTAGGGCAATCTCTAAGGACTTAG
- a CDS encoding alanine--glyoxylate aminotransferase family protein: MQDKLTLMIPGPTPVPERVLKALSQHPIGHRSPEFQGITKRTNELLKWLHQTSQDVLTIAGSGTAAMEAAIINTLSKGDKVICGENGKFGERWVKVAQSFGLEVEVIKAEWGNPLDPEQFRKALEADAEIRAVIVTHSETSTGVINDLKSISNHVQKHKNALIIADCVTSLGACNVPMDEWGIDVIASGSQKGYMMPPGLSFVAMSEKAWEANKRSNLPKFYLDLSSYQKTISKDSTPFTPSVNLYFALEASLTMMQEEGLEVIFKRHERHKKATQAGIKGMGLNLFAAEGHGSPSITAVAPQDIDAEKIRKIVKTKFDILLAGGQDHLKGKVFRIGHLGFVNDRDIITAIAAIESSLESLNLLKKPIGSGIAAASKELN; encoded by the coding sequence ATGCAGGACAAATTAACCCTGATGATCCCGGGCCCTACTCCTGTGCCAGAGAGAGTACTAAAAGCATTGTCTCAGCACCCAATAGGACATCGTAGCCCTGAATTTCAAGGTATTACCAAAAGGACTAATGAGTTACTTAAATGGTTACATCAAACAAGTCAGGATGTCTTGACAATTGCTGGTAGTGGAACAGCTGCAATGGAGGCAGCAATCATTAATACCCTTAGTAAAGGAGATAAAGTTATTTGCGGGGAAAATGGAAAGTTTGGAGAACGTTGGGTCAAAGTCGCACAATCTTTTGGATTGGAAGTAGAAGTTATAAAAGCTGAATGGGGGAATCCTTTAGATCCTGAACAATTTAGAAAAGCACTTGAAGCAGATGCAGAAATAAGAGCAGTAATTGTCACCCACTCAGAAACATCAACGGGTGTAATAAATGATTTGAAATCAATTTCGAATCACGTACAAAAACATAAAAATGCATTAATTATTGCGGACTGTGTAACTAGTCTTGGGGCATGCAATGTACCCATGGATGAATGGGGAATAGACGTTATAGCTTCAGGATCGCAAAAAGGATACATGATGCCTCCGGGTTTGAGTTTTGTAGCCATGAGCGAAAAGGCATGGGAAGCAAATAAAAGATCTAATTTGCCAAAATTTTACTTAGATCTAAGTTCTTATCAAAAAACAATTTCAAAAGACAGCACACCTTTCACACCATCAGTAAATCTATATTTTGCTTTAGAAGCTTCACTAACCATGATGCAGGAAGAAGGACTAGAAGTTATTTTTAAAAGACATGAACGTCATAAAAAAGCTACTCAAGCTGGGATCAAAGGTATGGGTTTAAATCTATTTGCAGCAGAAGGGCATGGAAGTCCATCTATAACTGCAGTGGCACCACAAGACATTGATGCAGAGAAGATCAGAAAAATTGTTAAAACTAAATTCGACATATTGCTTGCTGGCGGACAAGATCACCTAAAAGGAAAAGTTTTCAGAATAGGACACCTTGGATTTGTAAATGATAGAGACATAATTACAGCAATAGCAGCTATTGAAAGTTCTCTGGAAAGTCTAAACTTGTTAAAAAAACCTATAGGTAGCGGTATAGCAGCAGCCTCCAAGGAGCTTAATTAA
- a CDS encoding DUF6554 family protein, giving the protein MRKIFNLSCLSLSIILGSLSALNNKAYASVTTGSDIYCTMRQGGNNHEKSWIAAYTNIKKQRSGFFKTSPKQAANMIVEQVVADTEKYEECIPFLGDLYTSKVTPKPKDSMESMTTDPEILEYSPSKGEYKNDRYSY; this is encoded by the coding sequence ATGCGTAAAATTTTTAATCTCTCTTGTCTATCATTATCAATAATTCTTGGTAGTTTAAGCGCTTTGAATAACAAAGCATATGCAAGCGTAACAACAGGATCAGATATTTATTGCACTATGCGCCAAGGAGGCAATAATCATGAAAAAAGTTGGATAGCTGCATACACTAATATAAAAAAACAAAGGTCAGGTTTTTTTAAAACATCACCAAAACAAGCTGCAAATATGATTGTAGAACAAGTTGTTGCTGATACAGAAAAATACGAAGAATGTATCCCTTTTCTAGGAGATTTGTACACAAGTAAGGTCACACCAAAGCCGAAAGATAGTATGGAAAGTATGACAACAGATCCCGAGATTTTAGAATACTCTCCCTCAAAAGGAGAGTATAAAAATGATCGATACAGTTATTAG
- a CDS encoding HNH endonuclease signature motif containing protein produces the protein MQNRDAVFLEDFCPKLRDRQWRKSLHTFTGKSCIYCGKNSESIDHILPKSKGGLSNTENCVPACLSCNGDKSDMEAFEWYRKQQFYDPRRAMAIRAWTEGDIRLALRLLQWTEPQNSNKASNRSNQDLTLQVA, from the coding sequence ATGCAAAACAGGGACGCAGTTTTCCTAGAAGATTTCTGTCCTAAACTACGTGATCGACAATGGAGAAAATCACTTCATACCTTTACTGGAAAAAGTTGTATTTATTGTGGGAAGAATTCAGAATCAATAGACCATATTCTTCCAAAAAGCAAAGGGGGGTTAAGCAATACAGAGAATTGCGTACCGGCTTGCCTCTCCTGCAATGGTGACAAGTCTGATATGGAAGCATTCGAATGGTATAGAAAACAACAGTTTTACGATCCAAGAAGGGCAATGGCGATAAGAGCTTGGACAGAAGGGGATATAAGATTGGCATTACGTTTGCTGCAATGGACAGAACCTCAAAATTCAAACAAAGCATCAAACAGATCCAACCAAGATCTGACTCTCCAAGTCGCTTGA
- a CDS encoding SDR family oxidoreductase: MLEAVVNRFPKLPAGTKILVFGGGFSGQHFAKLGRRLGAEVLCSRRTKDKIGTDFVFDSTKAELLSDHVLSGTTHILSCIPPDENGQDPVLNSLKGFLQQLPLKWVGYLSTTGVYGDSKGEWVDESTTPYPNQLRSKRRLECEQQWQKSGLPAQILRLPGIYGPGRSAFESIIQGKCRLINKPGQIFSRIHIDDIAGAAIHLLLLANKGIKPEIINISDNLPSTNIDVLNFAAKLINYSLPPEEEFEFASATMSPMALSFWKENRRVSNKLLCKGLNYSLVHPDYRSGLKECLLTLNNDVK, from the coding sequence ATGCTAGAAGCAGTTGTCAACAGATTTCCTAAATTGCCTGCAGGAACAAAGATTCTTGTTTTCGGGGGAGGCTTTAGCGGGCAACACTTTGCAAAATTAGGACGCAGGCTTGGGGCGGAAGTACTTTGCAGTCGTCGTACAAAAGACAAAATTGGTACTGATTTTGTTTTCGACAGCACTAAAGCTGAATTACTTTCAGATCATGTCCTAAGTGGTACAACACATATACTTAGCTGCATTCCTCCAGACGAAAATGGACAAGATCCTGTACTTAATTCTCTAAAAGGATTTTTGCAACAACTTCCTTTGAAATGGGTCGGCTATCTATCAACAACTGGCGTATATGGTGATTCAAAAGGTGAATGGGTCGACGAATCAACTACTCCTTACCCCAATCAACTTAGAAGCAAAAGAAGATTAGAGTGTGAGCAACAGTGGCAAAAATCTGGATTACCTGCACAAATCCTGCGCTTACCAGGAATTTATGGTCCTGGGAGGTCGGCCTTTGAAAGTATTATTCAAGGGAAGTGCAGACTTATTAATAAACCTGGGCAAATATTTTCTAGAATACATATAGATGATATTGCAGGGGCTGCTATACATTTATTACTCTTAGCAAATAAAGGAATTAAACCAGAAATTATAAATATTTCAGACAACTTACCAAGTACAAATATTGATGTATTGAATTTTGCCGCAAAATTAATTAATTATTCATTACCGCCTGAAGAAGAATTTGAATTTGCATCAGCAACAATGAGTCCTATGGCTCTTTCATTCTGGAAAGAAAACCGAAGAGTTTCTAATAAACTACTTTGTAAGGGCCTTAATTACTCTTTAGTTCATCCTGACTACAGATCAGGCCTTAAAGAATGTTTATTAACTTTAAACAATGATGTGAAATAA